The Primulina huaijiensis isolate GDHJ02 chromosome 12, ASM1229523v2, whole genome shotgun sequence genome has a window encoding:
- the LOC140989409 gene encoding uncharacterized protein codes for MKIQQVFTSVAYPQSNGQVEVTNQTLVQGLKVRLGKAKGNWADELPSVLWAYRTTPREETKETPFSLVYGNEAVLPAEIWLESARSYNRRVIQRSFQVGDLILRKVQEEQRGKLDPKWEGAFKIIERLSSGAYYLEDAQGKALKRPWNAYHFRKYYS; via the exons ATGAAGATCCAACAAGTTTTTACCTCTGTGGCTTACCCGCAAAGTAATGGGCAGGTGGAGGTGACTAATCAGACGCTGGTGCAGGGTCTAAAGGTTCGACTTGGCAAAGCTAAGGGCAATTGGGCGGATGAGCTACCAAGTGTCTTATGGGCATACCGAACCACGCCGAGAGAAGAAACCAAAGAAACTCCTTTCAGTTTGGTCTACGGTAATGAGGCAGTACTCCCGGCTGAGATTTGGTTGGAATCGGCCAGG TCTTATAATCGAAGAGTCATTCAGAGAAGCTTCCAGGTAGGCGATTTGATCCTGAGGAAGGTGCAAGAAGAGCAGAGAGGAAAGTTGGACCCAAAGTGGGAGGGTGCCTTCAAAATAATCGAGAGGCTGAGCTCTGGAGCCTATTATTTGGAGGATGCGCAAGGCAAGGCTTTGAAGAGGCCCTGGAATGCTTATCACTTTAGGAAGTATTATTCTTGA
- the LOC140989410 gene encoding uncharacterized protein, producing MIHMISGGATDEDSGRARKAHGRRLGSFEIYRGADLPQDPVISFGSDDLRGVVAPHNDALVVTATVASYDVARIFIDNGSSVNILFKSTLDQMKVEGSEFEPISTPLYGFAGHAILPLRRPALKDFIAVASTYHQKLKFPVGKGVGVLCGDQKDARRCYERIVKEEGKRARVEVNMIRRGRSGLPVVRKEVMDEELEANLSGFAWSAQELIGTTPDVAEHRLNTLPNARPVKQKKRHFGPEKDKFIRKEVGELLEAGHIREGYHQIPLAVDDQDKVSFITSEGTFCYAVMSFGLKNAGATYQRLMDKVFSEQVGRNVELYVDDIMVYLSATKGAVSSVLVKLEESTQQPVYYVSHALKGAEIRYLGLEKLALALVMTARRLRSYFLSHLIVVLTNSPLGRILTYSDMSGRLVKWTTELGEYDIKYEPRTAIKAQALADFLAETVHQKSEDPWKVYVDGSLSKDGSGVGVVLISPTGEEVKLAARLDFRASNNEAEYEAVLAGLRAARNVRATKEEEDWRTDIIDYLRKGKLPNNPSEARKLKTKCSRYVIVGELLYRTSFASQLLRCLSYQEADYVLREIHEGCCGNHLGAYALARKVLLVGYCCPSVLHDAQELVMSCDSCQRHAQLHHQPPAMMKAITTACPFDQCGMDIVVPFPIAPAQKKFQLVAVDYFSKWVEAEPLVRINENDVLKFLWKSIVCRDGVPRSKLGAKR from the exons atgattcatatgatctcgggAGGTGCTACTGATGAGGACTCCGGGCGAGCTCGGAAAGCACATGGGAGGAGGTTGGGTAGCTTCGAAATATATAGGGGTGCAGACTTACCCCAAGATCCTGTCATCAGTTTTGGGTCGGACGACCTCCGAGGCGTTGTGGCTCCacataacgatgccttggtggtgaCGGCCACAGTTGCCAGTTATGATGTTGCAAGGATCTTTATTGACAATGGAAGCTCCGTGAATATCTTGTTCAAGAGCACTCTGGATCAGATGAAGGTGGAAGGATCTGAGTTTGAGCCAATCTCTACTCCTCTATATGGGTTTGCAGGACATGCCATCCTGCCGCTTC GGCGACCAGCCTTAAAGGATTTCATAGCTGTAGCGTCCACATATCATCAGAAGCTGAAGTTTCCTGTAGGAAAGGGGGTTGGAGTCCTATGCGGGGACCAAAAAGATGCACGTCGGTGTTATGAAAGAATAGTGAAGGAAGAGGGAAAGAGGGCTCGGGTGGAGGTAAATATGATTAGAAGGGGGAGGAGCGGGTTGCCCGTGGTGAGGAAAGAGGTGATGGATGAAGAGCTGGAG GCTAATCTTAGCGGGTTTGCTTGGTCGGCTCAAGAACTCATAGGGACGACTCCGGATGTTGCAGAGCATCGGTTGAACACTTTGCCTAATGCTCGCCCTGTAAAGCAGAAAAAAAGACACTTCGGGCCTGAGAAAGATAAATTTATACGGAAAGAGGTCGGTGAACTGCTTGAGGCTGGGCACATTCGAGAG GGGTACCACCAAATCCCCTTGGCTGTGGATGACCAAGATAAAGTGAGTTTCATTACCTCTGAAGGAACTTTCTGTTACGCGGTCATGTCCTTCGGACTCAAAAATGCCGGAGCCACATATCAACGATTGATGGATAAAGTCTTTTCTGAGCAAGTGGGAAGGAATGTCGAATTGTACGTGGACGACATTATG GTGTATTTATCTGCCACGAAGGGTGCTGTGAGCTCGGTTCTTGTCAAGCTAGAGGAATCAACTCAACAGCCAGTTTATTATGTTTCACATGCACTTAAAGGGGCAGAGATAAGATACTTAGGGTTGGAGAAATTGGCTTTGGCCTTAGTGATGACAGCTAGACGTTTGAGATCTTACTTCCTATCACATCTAATTGTGGTGCTCACCAACAGTCCATTGGGGAGGATCTTAACTTATTCAGATATGTCTGGCCGTTTGGTTAAATGGACTACTGAGTTGGGAGAGTATGACATCAAGTATGAGCCGAGAACAGCTATTAAAGCGCAAGCCTTAGCCGATTTTCTGGCTGAGACCGTGCATCAGAAGAGTGAGGACCCTTGGAAAGTGTATGTGGATGGTTCTTTGTCGAAGGATGGCAGTGGGGTGGGAGTTGTCCTGATTTCGCCAACTGGGGAGGAGGTGAAGTTAGCGGCAAGGTTGGACTTTCGAGCATCCAATAATGAGGCAGAGTATGAGGCTGTGTTGGCAGGACTTCGAGCAGCCAGAAATGTGAGAGCTACCAAG GAGGAGGAGGATTGGAGGACTGACATAATTGATTATTTGAGAAAGGGAAAGCTTCCTAATAACCCTAGTGAAGCTCGTAAGTTGAAGACAAAGTGTTCACGTTATGTGATAGTCGGAGAGCTGTTGTACAGAACGTCTTTTGCAAGCCAGCTTCTTCGATGCTTGAGTTATCAAGAGGCTGATTATGTGCTCCGAGAAATTCACGAGGGATGTTGTGGAAATCATTTGGGGGCTTATGCGTTGGCAAGGAAGGTGCTGCTCGTCGGTTACTGTTGTCCTTCAGTGCTGCATGATGCTCAAGAGTTAGTGATGTCTTGTGATAGTTGTCAACGTCATGCCCAGTTGCATCACCAGCCACCCGCGATGATGAAGGCTATCACAACCGCCTGTCCTTTTGACCAGTGCGGAATGGATATTGTGGTGCCTTTTCCTATAGCTCCTGCTCAGAAGAAGTTCCAATTGGTAGCAGTTGATTATTTTTCGAAATGGGTGGAAGCCGAGCCTTTGGTCAGAATCAATGAGAATGATGTCCTGAAGTTCTTGTGGAAGAGTATAGTATGCAGAGACGGGGTACCTAGATCCAAGCTTGGTGCAAAGAGATGA
- the LOC140989548 gene encoding uncharacterized protein isoform X1: MELILILFQSVLILASVLAVAFASAIVFETFKRKYNHTCHVEAPPVFEDPNSLKPVKCPHVLDPAEKYISFIVPAYNEEYRLPGALDETLNYLKERSAKDNSFSYEVVIVDDGSADGTRRVAFEYVKRYTIDNIRVILLGRNHGKGEAIRKSVLHSRGELILMLDADGATKVSDLEKLENQILALAMEEHKFGDSRASDSTKRISDVPIAAFGSRAHLEEKALATRKWYRNFLMKGFHLVVLLAAGSEIRDTQVLQLLRDCLLSPYQVHFYVFISFGCSYVCC; this comes from the exons ATGgaattgatattgattttgttTCAATCGGTCTTGATCTTGGCTTCGGTTTTGGCTGTTGCATTTGCATCCGCCATTGTTTTCGAAACCTTTAAAAGAAAGTATAACCACAC CTGTCATGTTGAGGCTCCTCCTGTCTTCGAAGATCCAAATTCATTGAAGCCG GTGAAGTGCCCTCATGTTCTTGATCCTGCTGAGaaatatatttcttttataGTTCCGGCATACAATGAGGAGTATAGGCTTCCAGGAGCTCTTGACGAAACCTTGAA CTATCTTAAAGAACGCTCAGCAAAGGACAACTCTTTTTCATATGAG GTGGTCATTGTTGATGATGGAAGTGCTGATGGCACCAGAAGAGTAGCTTTTGAGTATGTGAAGAGGTACACCATAGACAATATAAGAGTAATTCTTCTCGGAAGGAACCATGGGAAGGGTGAAGCAATACGAAAA AGCGTGCTCCACTCACGTGGTGAACTTATATTAATGCTTGATGCTGATGGGGCAACTAAAGTGAGTGACCTCGAGAAACTAGAAaatcag ATTCTCGCACTTGCTATGGAGGAGCACAAGTTTGGTGACTCTAGAGCTAGCGATTCAACGAAGAGAATCTCGGATGTCCCTATTGCTGCTTTTGGGTCTCGTGCTCACCTTGAGGAGAAGGCTCTGGCAACA AGAAAGTGGTATCGCAATTTCTTGATGAAGGGATTTCATCTCGTAGTTCTGTTGGCTGCCGGTTCTGAAATTCGCGATACACAGGTACTTCAACTTCTCCGAGACTGTCTTTTATCGCCATATCAAGTTCATTTCTATGTTTTTATATCATTTGGTTGCAGTTATGTTTGTTGCTAG
- the LOC140989548 gene encoding uncharacterized protein isoform X2 yields the protein MELILILFQSVLILASVLAVAFASAIVFETFKRKYNHTCHVEAPPVFEDPNSLKPVKCPHVLDPAEKYISFIVPAYNEEYRLPGALDETLNYLKERSAKDNSFSYEVVIVDDGSADGTRRVAFEYVKRYTIDNIRVILLGRNHGKGEAIRKSVLHSRGELILMLDADGATKVSDLEKLENQEHKFGDSRASDSTKRISDVPIAAFGSRAHLEEKALATRKWYRNFLMKGFHLVVLLAAGSEIRDTQVLQLLRDCLLSPYQVHFYVFISFGCSYVCC from the exons ATGgaattgatattgattttgttTCAATCGGTCTTGATCTTGGCTTCGGTTTTGGCTGTTGCATTTGCATCCGCCATTGTTTTCGAAACCTTTAAAAGAAAGTATAACCACAC CTGTCATGTTGAGGCTCCTCCTGTCTTCGAAGATCCAAATTCATTGAAGCCG GTGAAGTGCCCTCATGTTCTTGATCCTGCTGAGaaatatatttcttttataGTTCCGGCATACAATGAGGAGTATAGGCTTCCAGGAGCTCTTGACGAAACCTTGAA CTATCTTAAAGAACGCTCAGCAAAGGACAACTCTTTTTCATATGAG GTGGTCATTGTTGATGATGGAAGTGCTGATGGCACCAGAAGAGTAGCTTTTGAGTATGTGAAGAGGTACACCATAGACAATATAAGAGTAATTCTTCTCGGAAGGAACCATGGGAAGGGTGAAGCAATACGAAAA AGCGTGCTCCACTCACGTGGTGAACTTATATTAATGCTTGATGCTGATGGGGCAACTAAAGTGAGTGACCTCGAGAAACTAGAAaatcag GAGCACAAGTTTGGTGACTCTAGAGCTAGCGATTCAACGAAGAGAATCTCGGATGTCCCTATTGCTGCTTTTGGGTCTCGTGCTCACCTTGAGGAGAAGGCTCTGGCAACA AGAAAGTGGTATCGCAATTTCTTGATGAAGGGATTTCATCTCGTAGTTCTGTTGGCTGCCGGTTCTGAAATTCGCGATACACAGGTACTTCAACTTCTCCGAGACTGTCTTTTATCGCCATATCAAGTTCATTTCTATGTTTTTATATCATTTGGTTGCAGTTATGTTTGTTGCTAG
- the LOC140989411 gene encoding uncharacterized protein, producing the protein MALILLLCSISVLQVKCPHVLDPAEKYISFIVPAYNEEYRLPGALDETLNYLKERSAKDNSFSYEVVIVDDGSADGTRRVAFEYVKRYTIDNIRVILLGRNHGKGEAIRKSVLHSRGELILMLDADGATKVSDLEKLENQILALAMEEHKFGDSRASDSTKRISDVPIAAFGSRAHLEEKALATRKWYRNFLMKGFHLVVLLAAGSEIRDTQVLQLLRDCLLSPYQVHFYVFISFGCSYVCC; encoded by the exons ATGGCTTTGATTCTGCTGCTATGCTCAATTTCTGTATTACAGGTGAAGTGCCCTCATGTTCTTGATCCTGCTGAGaaatatatttcttttataGTTCCGGCATACAATGAGGAGTATAGGCTTCCAGGAGCTCTTGACGAAACCTTGAA CTATCTTAAAGAACGCTCAGCAAAGGACAACTCTTTTTCATATGAG GTGGTCATTGTTGATGATGGAAGTGCTGATGGCACCAGAAGAGTAGCTTTTGAGTATGTGAAGAGGTACACCATAGACAATATAAGAGTAATTCTTCTCGGAAGGAACCATGGGAAGGGTGAAGCAATACGAAAA AGCGTGCTCCACTCACGTGGTGAACTTATATTAATGCTTGATGCTGATGGGGCAACTAAAGTGAGTGACCTCGAGAAACTAGAAaatcag ATTCTCGCACTTGCTATGGAGGAGCACAAGTTTGGTGACTCTAGAGCTAGCGATTCAACGAAGAGAATCTCGGATGTCCCTATTGCTGCTTTTGGGTCTCGTGCTCACCTTGAGGAGAAGGCTCTGGCAACA AGAAAGTGGTATCGCAATTTCTTGATGAAGGGATTTCATCTCGTAGTTCTGTTGGCTGCCGGTTCTGAAATTCGCGATACACAGGTACTTCAACTTCTCCGAGACTGTCTTTTATCGCCATATCAAGTTCATTTCTATGTTTTTATATCATTTGGTTGCAGTTATGTTTGTTGCTAG